The Elusimicrobiota bacterium genome has a segment encoding these proteins:
- a CDS encoding response regulator transcription factor, with product MRRLLLVEDDADACSFIKYVLEQEEFDVQVARTAGEARAALAGSPADLVVIDRGLPDGDGIELCREMRERPNLARTRVMFLTASKTPADIEDGFAAGADDYLSKPFSFIEFLARIKALLRRDPGSGELLTEPDGAAS from the coding sequence ATGCGGAGACTGCTCCTCGTCGAAGACGACGCCGATGCCTGCAGCTTCATCAAGTACGTGCTGGAGCAGGAGGAGTTCGACGTCCAGGTGGCGCGCACCGCGGGGGAGGCCCGCGCGGCTCTGGCGGGCAGCCCTGCGGACCTGGTCGTGATAGACCGCGGGCTGCCGGACGGCGACGGCATCGAGCTCTGCCGGGAGATGCGGGAGCGGCCCAACTTGGCGCGCACCCGCGTCATGTTCCTGACCGCGAGCAAGACCCCCGCCGACATCGAGGACGGCTTCGCCGCGGGCGCCGACGACTACCTGAGCAAGCCCTTCAGCTTCATCGAGTTCTTGGCCCGCATCAAGGCCCTGCTGCGGCGCGACCCCGGCTCCGGCGAGCTCCTGACCGAGCCCGACGGCGCGGCTTCCTGA
- a CDS encoding 3-dehydroquinate synthase encodes MILVGRGLAQQPRRWLKGLPPRTRLMLVSEPKAWRLHGAPVAKALRRAGARTSLHLLPGGEKAKTWDAVAKLMKHMLRQGLGRDSVLLALGGGSVTDAAGFAAAVYMRGIAWIGMPTTLVGQVDAGIGGKTAIDLAEGKNLVGAFHQPRAVVCDTDFLDTLPLRELASGLGEVLKYGLICDPALLRPARGLEPVVRRCAALKFRVVAKDERETKGIREVLNFGHTIGHALETAAAGRLRHGEAVVCGMRAALRLSRLADCLESFPVPRLRLSESAVMAILRRDKKARRGRLRFVLLKSVGRPYVTDRVPEREVREAVRFILGGLR; translated from the coding sequence ATGATCCTCGTCGGACGCGGTCTGGCCCAGCAGCCCCGGCGCTGGCTCAAGGGGCTCCCCCCCCGCACACGCCTCATGCTGGTCTCCGAGCCCAAGGCCTGGCGCCTGCACGGTGCGCCGGTCGCCAAGGCCCTGCGCCGCGCCGGGGCCCGGACCAGCCTGCACCTCCTGCCCGGAGGCGAAAAGGCCAAGACCTGGGACGCGGTCGCAAAGCTCATGAAACACATGCTGCGCCAAGGCCTGGGCCGGGACTCGGTCCTCCTGGCCCTGGGCGGAGGCTCGGTCACCGACGCTGCGGGCTTTGCCGCCGCGGTCTACATGCGCGGCATAGCCTGGATCGGCATGCCCACGACCCTCGTGGGCCAGGTGGACGCCGGCATCGGCGGCAAGACCGCCATCGACCTGGCCGAGGGCAAGAACCTCGTGGGAGCCTTCCACCAGCCCCGGGCCGTGGTCTGCGACACGGACTTCCTGGACACCTTGCCCCTGCGGGAGCTGGCCTCGGGCCTCGGAGAGGTCCTCAAATACGGCCTGATCTGCGACCCGGCGCTGCTGAGGCCGGCCCGCGGACTCGAGCCGGTGGTCAGGCGTTGCGCGGCGCTCAAGTTCCGCGTCGTCGCCAAGGACGAGCGCGAGACCAAGGGCATACGCGAGGTCCTCAATTTCGGGCACACGATCGGCCACGCCCTGGAGACGGCGGCCGCGGGCCGGCTGCGCCACGGCGAGGCCGTGGTCTGCGGCATGCGCGCCGCGCTGCGGCTCTCGCGCCTGGCCGACTGCCTCGAGTCCTTCCCCGTGCCCCGGCTGCGCCTGAGCGAATCGGCGGTGATGGCGATCCTGCGCCGCGACAAGAAGGCCCGCCGGGGGCGGCTACGCTTCGTGCTGCTCAAGTCCGTGGGCCGGCCCTACGTCACCGACCGCGTGCCGGAGCGCGAAGTGCGCGAGGCGGTGCGCTTCATCCTAGGAGGACTCAGATGA
- a CDS encoding 3-dehydroquinate dehydratase, producing MRILVLHGPNLNLLGEREPKVYGTMTLAQLNAHLRAYARKRRATLRIYQSNCEGTLIDLLHKNRRWAQGVVFNPGAYAHYSYALRDAVAAIGVATIEVHLTDVKRREPFRRRSVIAPACLAAISGKGIGSYLEAIDRLAGPGLRKPRRRARSGARRSRGRAAAGP from the coding sequence ATGAGGATATTGGTCCTGCACGGCCCCAACCTGAACCTGCTGGGAGAGCGCGAGCCCAAGGTCTACGGCACCATGACCTTGGCCCAGCTCAACGCCCATCTGCGCGCCTACGCCAGGAAACGCAGAGCGACCTTGCGCATCTACCAGTCCAACTGCGAGGGGACTTTGATCGACCTGCTGCACAAGAACCGCCGCTGGGCCCAAGGCGTGGTCTTCAACCCGGGCGCCTATGCGCACTACTCCTACGCTCTGCGCGACGCGGTGGCCGCCATCGGCGTCGCCACCATCGAAGTCCATCTGACGGACGTCAAGAGACGCGAGCCCTTCCGCCGCCGCTCGGTCATCGCCCCGGCCTGCCTAGCCGCGATCAGCGGCAAAGGGATCGGCTCCTATCTGGAAGCCATCGACCGGCTGGCCGGCCCGGGTCTCAGGAAGCCGCGCCGTCGGGCTCGGTCAGGAGCTCGCCGGAGCCGGGGTCGCGCCGCAGCAGGGCCTTGA
- a CDS encoding response regulator has translation MEPKRILIVEDEASLLELLSFYFRTKLGWEVVAAGSGAAALEAFEVGKFHMLLADVDLGGGPDGIEVARRLRDQDPPLKVVMMSGEPANETKVRKAKLGSFMPKPFDLPDLGTMLCCEP, from the coding sequence GTGGAGCCCAAACGCATCCTGATCGTGGAGGACGAGGCCTCGCTGCTGGAGCTGCTCAGCTTCTACTTCAGAACCAAGCTGGGCTGGGAGGTGGTCGCCGCCGGCAGCGGCGCGGCGGCCCTGGAGGCCTTCGAGGTCGGCAAGTTCCACATGCTCCTGGCCGACGTGGACCTGGGCGGCGGGCCCGACGGCATCGAGGTCGCCAGGCGCCTGCGGGACCAGGACCCCCCCCTCAAGGTCGTGATGATGAGCGGCGAGCCCGCCAACGAGACCAAGGTCAGGAAAGCCAAGCTCGGCTCATTCATGCCCAAGCCCTTCGACCTCCCCGACCTGGGGACGATGCTCTGCTGCGAGCCGTAG
- a CDS encoding SAM-dependent methyltransferase, producing MLKRLIEARWVQSLVARYDLKLLERLMLARHDFTARDKLRRVFRRGADPYEYATSPYELTRFERMAGLLAGRRFRSALEVGCAEGHFTRSLAGICDKVTALDLSEAALGRARRLVGAPHVEWVQANVRTWQPEKSYDLMVMAEVLYYLPAPTKGPSYEKAFELFLKRLLSRLEPGGRLLLAHGYGTAADLAVREDYGLRVERLGLRRLASERIGDKPHDKGVLFCLLQLFEQPGAEPRRE from the coding sequence ATGCTCAAGCGCCTCATCGAGGCCAGGTGGGTCCAGAGCCTGGTCGCCCGCTACGACCTCAAGCTGCTTGAGCGCCTCATGCTGGCCCGCCATGACTTCACGGCCCGGGACAAGCTACGGCGCGTGTTCCGGCGGGGTGCGGACCCCTACGAGTACGCCACCTCCCCCTACGAGCTGACGCGCTTCGAGCGCATGGCCGGGCTGCTCGCGGGCCGGCGCTTCCGCAGCGCCCTGGAGGTGGGCTGCGCCGAGGGGCACTTCACCAGGTCTTTGGCCGGGATCTGCGACAAGGTGACCGCCCTCGACCTCTCCGAGGCCGCTTTGGGCCGGGCGCGCCGGCTGGTGGGGGCGCCGCACGTGGAGTGGGTGCAGGCCAACGTGCGGACCTGGCAGCCCGAGAAGTCCTACGACCTCATGGTGATGGCCGAGGTGCTCTACTACCTGCCGGCCCCGACCAAGGGGCCCTCGTATGAGAAGGCCTTCGAGCTGTTCCTCAAGCGCCTGCTCTCCCGCCTGGAGCCGGGCGGCCGGCTCCTGCTCGCCCACGGCTACGGGACCGCCGCGGATCTGGCCGTGCGCGAGGACTACGGGCTGCGGGTGGAGCGCCTCGGCCTGCGCCGGCTCGCCTCCGAGCGCATCGGGGACAAGCCCCACGACAAGGGCGTCCTCTTCTGCCTGCTGCAGCTCTTCGAGCAGCCCGGGGCCGAGCCGCGCCGCGAATAG
- a CDS encoding shikimate kinase (catalyzes the formation of shikimate 3-phosphate from shikimate in aromatic amino acid biosynthesis), with protein sequence MPDLIYLTGFMGAGKTSVGRSLARRLRRPFVDLDSEVERAAGRPIRELFQRGERSFRRLESAALRRAAARKAAVVALGGGTLLRRSNRLLVRKTGLLVSLSCSEAALWSRLRPDDGKRPLLGAGAGRRERLRRLLARRRGLYRDADRVVSTTRRTPAQAAAQIGGLL encoded by the coding sequence ATGCCTGACCTCATCTACCTGACCGGCTTCATGGGCGCGGGCAAGACCTCGGTCGGCCGCAGCCTCGCCCGCAGGCTGCGGCGGCCCTTCGTGGACCTCGACAGCGAAGTCGAGCGCGCCGCGGGAAGGCCCATCCGCGAGCTCTTCCAGAGGGGAGAGCGATCATTCCGCCGCCTGGAGTCGGCCGCGCTGCGCCGCGCCGCGGCGCGCAAGGCGGCGGTGGTGGCTCTGGGCGGCGGCACGCTCCTGCGGCGCTCCAACCGGCTCCTGGTCCGCAAGACCGGCCTCCTGGTGAGCCTGAGCTGCTCTGAGGCGGCGCTGTGGTCGCGCCTGCGCCCGGACGACGGCAAGCGTCCCCTCTTGGGCGCAGGAGCGGGGCGGCGGGAGAGACTGCGCCGTCTTCTGGCCCGGAGACGAGGGCTTTACCGGGACGCGGACCGGGTGGTCTCGACGACTCGTCGGACCCCGGCCCAGGCCGCCGCGCAGATAGGGGGTTTGCTATGA